The genomic region CAACATATTTGGTTATAAAAGTTGGGGTGTCAGTGTCATTTTCATTTTATACCTCGTGGACCCCCCATTTTTAAAAAAAGTTTTCTGCCAGCCTTTCAAAACTTTTTATCGTAGCGGGCCCTATGGGATTTGAACCCATGGCATGCGGATTAAGAGTCCGCCGCTCTGCCTGACTGAGCCAAGGGCCCAAGACACAAAAACGGCGCCGTCACAACACTACATGATGAGGCGCAGCGAACCTTTTATAAGTCACATCTAAGATATATACATTGTGGTATAAAGCAAAACGCGAAAAGTATATCACCTCACATCATACCTATAACACTTTTTACAAAGATGAAAAGTCTAGAATGGGGGGCTTATCGTTCAGGCTAAACAGCTAGGGGAGATACCCGTACACAGGCAAAAGTACTCTTATCTCATACTGGGCGGAGGCAGCATTGGGGTAGCCCTGGCTCGCGAGCTGGCGAAGTCGAGCAAGGAGCTCCTCATCGTGGACTCGGACCCGGCGCGGGTTGAGGCGCTAAGAGAGCAGGACTACGAGGCGATAGAGGGGGACATCGGCTCCCAAGCAACGCTTAAGGGGCTGCCGTTGAAGGGTGCAGAGTGCGTGTTCATCCTGAGCTACAGCCACGCAGCTAACATGAAAGCGCTCGAATACGTGAAAAGCCTGTCTCCGCCGCCGCTCATCATGGCGCGCGCCCTGGACGTGCTCACCATAGACGAGCTATACAGGGCGGGCGCAGACGTCGTGCTCCACCCGCCCACAATCGTCGCGGAAGAAGCGCTTGGAGAGCTGCAAAAGATGGAGCTAAGGGGGGCGGCGTGGCAGCTCATGAGCTACCTGAAGTCGCTCGACCCGTCGCAGCGCATGGCCATCATCGTGCACGATAACCCCGACTCCGACGCCTTCGCCAGCGCCCTCTGCCTAAAGACCATGGCAGAGAGCCTGGGAAAAAGCGCCGACATCCTCTATTATGGCATAATCGGCCACCACGAGACCAGGGCGTTCGTCAACCTGCTCGACATACCGCTTGTGCACATCACGGATGGCGTGCCCAAGGAGTACGGCGTCATAGCCCTCGTGGACTGCAACACGCCCGGGAAGAACAACTCTCTCCCTCCTGACACTCACGTCAACATAGTCATAGACCACCATCAGCTTCCGGAGGGCGTGGAGCTCGACGCCGAGTTCGTGGATATAAGGCCGGACGTGGGGGCGACCTCGACCATGATGGCCCGATACCTCCAGGAGCTGGACTTTGAGGTGTCCAGCACCCTGGCCACCGCCCTCCTCTATGGCATAAGGACGGATACCGGCGAGTTCAAGCGGAACACCTCTGCGACCGACCTGAACGCCGCGGCATACCTGTATGGGTTCGTCGATCAGGATTTGCTGGCGCAGATTGAGACCCCATCGATGTCCCCGGAGGCCATGGACGTCCTCGGAGTAGCCATAAGGAATAAGAAGATTGAGGGGAGCTATCTCATCTCAAATGTAGGGTTTATCCATGACAGGGACACTCTTCCCCAGGCCGCCGACTACCTTCTCAAGCTGGAGGGCATCTCCACGGTGCTCGTCTTTGGCATCATAGACGATCGCATCGTCATATCGGCCAGGAGTAAGGATATTCGCGTAAACATCGGCGACGTCGTCCAGAAGGCCTTCGGCGATATCGGCTCGGCCGGGGGCCACCATAAGACGGCGGCGGCCCAGATTCCTCTGGGGCTGTTCAGCGGCGTAAAGGACAGGGCTATCCTATTGAAGCTCGCCGAGGAGGCCGTCACCCGCAGGTTCCTGTCCGCCGTGGGGATCGAGGGCGAGGTTGAGGCCCGCTAAATTTTATATCGTATCAGCCCATACATGGCAATCCAGTAATCCCTCCAGGGGTGTTAAAACGGCCGATAATGGGTTCGATAAGCTCAGGGTTTTCTTGTTAGGGCTGGGCCACTTCACGGTGGACGTCTATGCAAACCTTTTGCCCCCGCTATTGCCAATTTTTAAGGAGATGTACGGTCTTTCCTATGCCGCGACCGCCGGCCTGACCTCGATGTTTGCCGTCACGTCGACGCTGATTCAGCCCATATTTGGCTTTATAGCTGATAGCTATGGCAAGAAGTGGATAGCCGCCCTGGGTGTTGCCTGGATTTCAATATTAATGTGCCTGCTGGGGGTTGCCCCCGGCTACGCGGCCATCGTGGCGATAGTTGCCTTTGCGGGGGTAGGCTCCGCCATGTTTCACCCCCAGGGGGCGGCCATGGTTCCGAAAGTGAGCGGAGACCATAAAGGGGTGGGGGTCTCCATATTCGCCGCAGGCGGGAGCATAGGCTACTCGCTCATGCCTCTCTTCGCAGTCATGATAGTGGGCTGGTTTGGGCTGCACTCGCTGCCCCTGCTGATCGGGCCCGGCCTCATCGTGTCCTACCTGCTTTACAGGTATGCGCCCGACATGGAGGAGGACTGCGCGAGGAATCACGTCGACCTTCGCCAGATGCTCCAGTGCATGGGCCGGGTGAAAGTGCCGCTATGGACGCTGGTGACGGTCGTCTCCCTGCGGAGCTGGGTCTGTACGGGCATGATCACCTTCATCCCGCTGTACTTTTCGCTGCACTTCAATGGGTGGACATTCATGGGCGCCGACATATCATACGCTGCCCCGGGCATCACTTTATTTATTTTCCTGATAGCAAACGCCATAGGGGGCATCATTGGGGGCTGGGCCTCAGACCGTTACGGCAAAAAAGAGGTGCTGGTGGCCTCATTCTTCGGCTCGATACCATTCTTCTACCTGGCCTTCACCAGCCCCGACTTGCTCGTATGGCCGTTCATGGCCATAGCTGGCGGCTTCATCTACGCAGCGTTCCCGGGCACGGTGCTCCAGGCACAGGAGCTTCTTCCAAAGACTCAGGGAATGGCTGGCGGCCTCATTTTAGGGTTTGCCAACGGCGTCGGGGGCCTGCTCGTCCTCCTCACGGGCGTCATCTCTGACCACTTTGGCATATTCAACGGCGTGCTCTCTCTAATTCTCATAACAATAGTCGCCGCCTTCATGTCGCTGGCAGTGCCAGGGGATAAGGCGCTAAAAATGGAGCAGGAGCAATCCTCATGGAACTAAGAGACCGCCAGATAATGGTACTTTTTATATCGATGTTCATATTTACGCTGGGCTTTGGCATCATCGTGCCTGTGCTGGCGTATTTCACGAGAGACATGGGGGCCACATCGTTTGACGTTGGCATCCTGATGGCCCTGTTCTCCGCCATGGAGTTCCTGTTCGCGCCGCTATGGGGCAGGATATCAGACCTTATTGGGCGCAGGCCCGTCATCCTTATGGGGCTCTTTGGCTTCGGCGTATCGTTCACGATCACGGGCTTTTCCACTCAGCTATGGATGGTATACGTCTCGCAGACCCTCGCAGGGGTTTGCGCCTCTGGCATATTCCCATCGGTGACGGCGTACATCGCGGACATCACGGACCATGAGGGCCGCATAAGGCTGATGGGCATGCTGGGGGCGGCGAGCGGCCTCGGCATCATCATAGGGCCGTCAATCTCAAGCGTTTGCGCGATATGGGGCCTTAACGTGCCGTTCTTCGCGGCGGCGGCGATCGCGATGGCCACCTTCGTGTTCGGGGCCATGTTCCTCCCCGAGTCGAAGAAAAGTGGCTGGCCGACGGCCAGGGC from Methanocella conradii HZ254 harbors:
- a CDS encoding MFS transporter: MRPAKFYIVSAHTWQSSNPSRGVKTADNGFDKLRVFLLGLGHFTVDVYANLLPPLLPIFKEMYGLSYAATAGLTSMFAVTSTLIQPIFGFIADSYGKKWIAALGVAWISILMCLLGVAPGYAAIVAIVAFAGVGSAMFHPQGAAMVPKVSGDHKGVGVSIFAAGGSIGYSLMPLFAVMIVGWFGLHSLPLLIGPGLIVSYLLYRYAPDMEEDCARNHVDLRQMLQCMGRVKVPLWTLVTVVSLRSWVCTGMITFIPLYFSLHFNGWTFMGADISYAAPGITLFIFLIANAIGGIIGGWASDRYGKKEVLVASFFGSIPFFYLAFTSPDLLVWPFMAIAGGFIYAAFPGTVLQAQELLPKTQGMAGGLILGFANGVGGLLVLLTGVISDHFGIFNGVLSLILITIVAAFMSLAVPGDKALKMEQEQSSWN
- a CDS encoding DHH family phosphoesterase; the protein is MPVHRQKYSYLILGGGSIGVALARELAKSSKELLIVDSDPARVEALREQDYEAIEGDIGSQATLKGLPLKGAECVFILSYSHAANMKALEYVKSLSPPPLIMARALDVLTIDELYRAGADVVLHPPTIVAEEALGELQKMELRGAAWQLMSYLKSLDPSQRMAIIVHDNPDSDAFASALCLKTMAESLGKSADILYYGIIGHHETRAFVNLLDIPLVHITDGVPKEYGVIALVDCNTPGKNNSLPPDTHVNIVIDHHQLPEGVELDAEFVDIRPDVGATSTMMARYLQELDFEVSSTLATALLYGIRTDTGEFKRNTSATDLNAAAYLYGFVDQDLLAQIETPSMSPEAMDVLGVAIRNKKIEGSYLISNVGFIHDRDTLPQAADYLLKLEGISTVLVFGIIDDRIVISARSKDIRVNIGDVVQKAFGDIGSAGGHHKTAAAQIPLGLFSGVKDRAILLKLAEEAVTRRFLSAVGIEGEVEAR